The Taeniopygia guttata chromosome 19, bTaeGut7.mat, whole genome shotgun sequence genome window below encodes:
- the SPACA6 gene encoding sperm acrosome membrane-associated protein 6: MPPTLSGSLATQVPRFHLGTPPLSRELRHLGARSGLMEWWFLAMMLVLVPWHSRNPDLWLWVLMSCLPVVNPCLLCFGPPIQRARLCRDITGTFVNHPRHKKCHEALVEAAKPLASVTVGSGQREELREIVMDAMYSIEDQRGKKPLNKSLQEAVNTIWAKLSQLEKAQSDAASPPPVPACIPPCGFQPAARVFQCATCRFVDCQFALDCPVQDLWTYTDETIVLRCNVPFHIPAGLPVTWMFAPNLRTRDMALFKELKGNPENPFSLTIEEPAPGTVACRLGEHSKPVVRKFFYLNGAWVPTVSEGSVEEEKELQAAFSAVLHWDDKTPLPHIPTMGLAVGLGSMAFILLLM; encoded by the exons atGCCACCCACTTTATCTGGTTCCCTGGCGACCCAGGTGCCCAGGTTCCACCTTGGAACCCCGCCTTTGTCCAGAGAACTCAGGCACTTGGGTGCTAGATCTGGGCTCATGGAGTGGTGGTTTTTGGCCATGATGCTGGTATTAGTCCCCTGGCATTCTAGAAACCCTGATTTGTGGCTGTGGGTCCTGATGTCCTGCCTCCCTGTGGTTAacccctgcctgctctgcttcGGGCCCCCCATTCAGCGGGCACGGCTTTGCCGTGACATTACTGGGACATTTGTCAATCATCCCAGACATAAAAAATGCCATGAGGCCCTTGTTGAGGCTGCTAAACCACTTGCTTCTGTCACTGTAG GGTCAGGACAGCGTGAGGAACTTCGGGAGATCGTCATGGATGCAATGTATTCCATAGAGGACCAAAGGGGAAAGA AGCCTCTGAACAAGTCTCTGCAAGAAGCTGTCAACACAATCTGGGCAAAGCTGAGCCAGCTGGAGAAAG CCCAGTCTGATGCTGCTTCCCCCCCACCAGTTCCAGCCTGCATCCCACCCTGTG GATTCCAGCCAGCTGCCCGTGTCTTCCAGTGTGCCACTTGCCGCTTTGTGGACTGTCAGTTTGCCCTGGACTGCCCAG TGCAGGACCTGTGGACCTACACCGATGAAACCATTGTGCTGCGCTGCAATGTGCCGTTCCACATCCCCGCCGGCCTGCCCGTCACCTGGATGTTTGCCCCAAAT CTGCGCACACGGGACATGGCGCTGTTCAAGGAGCTGAAGGGGAATCCGGAGAATCCCTTCAGCCTGACCATCGAGGAACCCGCTCCAGGAACCGTCGCCTGTCGCCTCGGGGAACATTCCAAGCCCGTTGTCCGCAAGTTCTTCTACCTCAATG GGGCCTGGGTCCCCACAGTGTCAGAGGGAAGTgtggaggaagagaaagaactCCAGGCTGCCTTCAGCGCTGTGCTGCACTGGGATGACAAGACCCCCCTGCCCCACATACCAACTATGGGGCTGGCTGTGGGTCTTGGCTCCATGGCATTCATCCTGCTGCTGATGTGA